From a region of the Acidimicrobiales bacterium genome:
- a CDS encoding DUF559 domain-containing protein: MGNIDRNLSVVGASQAGLLARSDIHASAMVPKRRVANCTWQRLQRGVYLTGSAPPTWWQQLRGATLAAGPRAVASHRAAAVLWGLDGFRSAPLEILVPITCGPVPTGVIVHRTRRLDPRDVTVHNGQPVTVVERTILDLCRDRSWRVVEVALESAIRKGLTTHSKLRRFLEEGSRQGRKGVRKLRTLLVQREGERAAGSAAEVAFLRLVRLAGLPRPKRQHRIALAHGEVATVDFAWPEARFAVEVDGFDAHGGREAFYRDRARDNAIRDRGWGMRRVTLDDIRRRPETIVTMLNTELRRTPSTPRSVRMSGSL, from the coding sequence ATGGGGAACATCGACCGCAATCTGAGCGTGGTCGGCGCATCGCAGGCCGGCCTCCTCGCAAGATCCGACATCCACGCCAGTGCCATGGTCCCGAAGCGACGGGTCGCCAACTGCACCTGGCAACGGCTGCAGCGGGGCGTCTACCTGACCGGCTCGGCGCCGCCCACCTGGTGGCAGCAGCTCCGGGGCGCCACCCTGGCGGCGGGACCGAGAGCGGTGGCGTCGCACCGGGCGGCGGCCGTGCTGTGGGGCCTCGACGGCTTCCGTTCGGCCCCGCTCGAGATACTGGTGCCGATCACATGTGGGCCGGTGCCGACAGGCGTCATCGTCCACCGCACGCGGCGCCTCGACCCGCGCGACGTGACCGTGCACAACGGCCAACCCGTCACCGTCGTGGAGCGCACCATCCTCGACCTGTGCCGCGACCGGTCGTGGCGGGTGGTCGAGGTTGCCCTTGAGAGCGCCATCCGCAAAGGGCTCACCACGCATTCGAAGTTGCGCCGGTTCCTGGAGGAGGGCAGCCGCCAGGGGCGCAAGGGCGTGCGGAAGCTGCGCACGCTGCTCGTCCAGCGCGAGGGCGAGCGCGCCGCCGGCAGTGCGGCGGAGGTGGCGTTCCTCCGCCTCGTGCGCCTCGCCGGCCTGCCGAGGCCGAAGCGCCAACACCGCATCGCGCTCGCCCACGGGGAGGTGGCGACGGTCGACTTCGCCTGGCCCGAGGCCCGCTTCGCCGTGGAGGTCGACGGTTTCGACGCCCACGGTGGACGCGAGGCTTTTTACCGGGATCGCGCCCGCGACAACGCCATCCGCGACCGGGGCTGGGGCATGCGCCGCGTCACGCTCGACGACATCCGCCGCCGGCCGGAAACGATCGTCACCATGCTCAACACCGAACTGCGAAGAACCCCGTCCACCCCGCGAAGTGTGCGGATGTCGGGATCGTTGTGA
- the fabI gene encoding enoyl-ACP reductase FabI, with translation MLDGKRVLVTGVLTDSSIAFSVARLAQEQGAEVLLTSFGRAMSLTRRASRRLPTEADVLEVDVTNPEHLGGLTAELEQRWGRVDGVLHAIGFAPESCLGGDFLKAQWEDVSTALHVSAYSLKSLTEACLPLLKAAGGGSVVGLDFDATVAWPIYDWMGVAKAALESTSRYLARDLGPLNVRVNLVAAGPLRTVAARGIPGFSQMEDLWQTRAPLGWDVADTEPAAKACIALLSDWFPATTGELVHVDGGFHATGA, from the coding sequence TTGCTCGACGGCAAGCGAGTGCTGGTGACCGGTGTGCTCACGGATTCTTCGATCGCCTTCTCGGTGGCGCGGCTGGCCCAGGAGCAGGGGGCCGAGGTGCTGCTGACCTCGTTCGGACGGGCCATGTCGCTGACGCGGCGTGCGTCCCGTCGGTTGCCGACGGAGGCCGACGTGCTCGAGGTCGACGTCACCAACCCCGAGCACCTGGGCGGGCTCACGGCCGAATTGGAGCAGCGGTGGGGGCGGGTCGACGGGGTGCTCCACGCCATTGGGTTCGCGCCGGAATCGTGCCTTGGTGGCGACTTCCTCAAGGCGCAGTGGGAGGACGTGTCGACGGCGTTGCACGTGTCGGCCTACTCGTTGAAGTCGTTGACCGAGGCGTGCCTGCCGCTGCTCAAGGCGGCGGGCGGCGGCTCGGTCGTCGGGCTCGACTTCGACGCCACCGTGGCGTGGCCCATCTACGACTGGATGGGCGTGGCCAAGGCGGCGCTGGAGTCGACGTCGCGGTACTTGGCTCGCGACCTCGGCCCGCTCAACGTGCGGGTCAACCTGGTGGCGGCCGGGCCGTTGCGCACTGTGGCCGCCCGCGGCATCCCCGGGTTCTCGCAGATGGAGGACCTATGGCAGACCCGGGCGCCGCTGGGGTGGGACGTCGCCGACACCGAACCCGCCGCCAAGGCGTGCATCGCCCTGCTGTCGGACTGGTTCCCCGCCACCACCGGCGAGCTGGTGCACGTCGACGGCGGCTTCCACGCCACCGGCGCCTAA
- a CDS encoding carboxyl transferase domain-containing protein encodes MSRLLAVAACRQGAAEADIREFDGRTVGWFRLDGGAHRGAIGTVEGETIERLVRTAVDVGVPIVGVLATSGADVTEGVASLHAWGRVARALSQASGSVPIVLAVVGPCVSGPALLLGMADIVVMTAEATAYVSGPAVVEQLTGVRVTHSVLGGAAVHAARSGVASLVADDEEAALHAVADVLAYLPSNYMEEPPLHWTDDAADRTSDVAARTVPESATSSYDVRVVVRDVVDEGSVFEVRALHAGNVVTAFATVEGRPVGVIANQPCQLAGTLDIEASKKAARFVQLCDSFNLPLLTFVDTPGFQPGKDIEWRGMIRHGAELVHAYAAATVPRICVVLRKAYGGAFIVMDSKGMGNDACFAWPKAELAVMGAPGAVQILHGKRLTEPAERAKLEADYAARYCSPDMAAKRGYVDEVIPPEETRRAVVGALRALKNKRERLPQRRHSNSPL; translated from the coding sequence CTGAGCCGTCTGCTTGCCGTCGCAGCCTGCCGCCAAGGTGCGGCCGAGGCCGACATTCGAGAGTTCGACGGGCGCACGGTCGGTTGGTTCCGCCTCGACGGCGGCGCCCACCGCGGCGCCATCGGGACGGTCGAAGGCGAGACCATCGAGCGCTTGGTGCGCACGGCGGTCGATGTCGGCGTGCCCATCGTGGGGGTGCTGGCTACCAGTGGTGCCGACGTCACCGAGGGGGTGGCGTCGCTTCATGCCTGGGGGCGCGTGGCCCGGGCGCTGTCGCAGGCGTCGGGCTCAGTGCCCATCGTGCTGGCCGTGGTGGGCCCGTGCGTATCGGGGCCCGCGTTGCTGCTGGGCATGGCCGACATCGTGGTGATGACGGCGGAGGCGACTGCCTACGTCAGCGGCCCGGCCGTGGTCGAGCAATTGACCGGGGTGCGGGTTACCCATTCGGTCCTCGGCGGCGCGGCCGTGCACGCGGCGCGCAGCGGCGTGGCCTCGTTGGTGGCCGACGACGAAGAAGCGGCCTTGCACGCGGTCGCCGACGTGCTCGCCTACCTGCCGTCCAACTACATGGAAGAACCGCCGCTGCATTGGACCGACGACGCAGCTGACCGGACCTCCGACGTGGCCGCTCGCACCGTGCCCGAGTCCGCCACGTCGTCGTACGACGTGCGGGTGGTGGTGCGCGACGTGGTCGACGAGGGGTCGGTGTTCGAGGTGCGGGCGCTGCACGCGGGCAACGTCGTCACCGCCTTTGCCACGGTGGAGGGACGGCCGGTCGGGGTCATCGCCAACCAGCCGTGCCAGTTGGCGGGCACCCTCGACATCGAGGCGTCGAAGAAGGCCGCTCGCTTCGTGCAGCTGTGCGACTCGTTCAACCTGCCGCTGCTCACCTTCGTCGACACGCCGGGGTTCCAGCCGGGCAAGGACATCGAGTGGCGGGGGATGATCCGCCACGGGGCCGAACTGGTGCACGCGTACGCGGCGGCGACGGTGCCGCGCATCTGCGTAGTGCTGCGCAAGGCCTACGGCGGTGCGTTCATCGTCATGGACTCCAAGGGCATGGGCAACGACGCCTGCTTCGCCTGGCCCAAGGCCGAACTCGCCGTCATGGGTGCGCCCGGTGCTGTGCAGATCCTGCACGGCAAGCGGCTGACCGAACCGGCCGAGCGGGCCAAGCTGGAGGCCGACTACGCGGCCCGCTACTGCTCGCCCGACATGGCGGCCAAGCGGGGCTACGTCGACGAGGTCATCCCGCCGGAGGAGACGCGGCGGGCGGTGGTCGGCGCCCTGCGCGCCTTGAAGAACAAGCGTGAGCGGCTGCCGCAACGGCGCCACTCAAACAGCCCGCTCTAG
- the fabF gene encoding beta-ketoacyl-ACP synthase II produces the protein MTSHRVAVTGLGVKTPAGNDLDTFWASLLRGVSTAAPISRFDGSELPVGFACEVKDFDPVAYLGPKESRRADRAAQLGFAAAVDAMADAGAIDVDPSRCGVVAGTGVGGLSTQEEEEKVMFERGPTRVSPFLVPMMMANATAALVGMKHGWTGPNICIATACAAGTHALGEGFRMVRDGSADVVLAGGSEAAITPVALAAFARMGALSTRRDAPELASRPFDAARDGFVMGEGAAFLVLERWDAAVARGARIYGEVLGYGRNSDAYHITAPAPGGGGAVACMELALADAGLQPADIGHVNAHGTSTPLNDAAEAEAMLKVFGGTPPPVTSTKGVTGHLIGAAGATEAVASLLAIGNGLVPPTANHEQTDPDISLDVVVGSPRQVGAKPVISNSFGFGGHNASIIVGPAS, from the coding sequence GTGACGTCGCATCGCGTCGCCGTCACCGGCCTGGGCGTGAAGACGCCCGCAGGCAACGACCTCGACACCTTCTGGGCGTCGCTGCTGCGGGGCGTTTCCACCGCCGCGCCGATCAGCCGGTTCGACGGCTCCGAGCTGCCGGTCGGCTTCGCGTGCGAGGTGAAGGACTTCGACCCGGTTGCCTACCTCGGGCCGAAAGAGTCGCGCCGCGCCGATCGCGCCGCGCAACTCGGCTTCGCTGCGGCCGTCGACGCTATGGCGGACGCGGGCGCCATCGACGTGGACCCATCGCGCTGCGGCGTGGTGGCAGGCACGGGCGTCGGCGGCCTCAGCACCCAGGAGGAAGAGGAGAAGGTCATGTTCGAGCGGGGTCCGACCCGCGTGAGCCCCTTCCTCGTCCCCATGATGATGGCCAACGCCACCGCGGCGTTGGTCGGCATGAAGCACGGGTGGACCGGCCCGAACATCTGCATCGCCACCGCCTGCGCGGCGGGCACCCACGCGTTGGGTGAAGGGTTCCGCATGGTGCGCGACGGCTCGGCCGACGTGGTGCTGGCGGGCGGCAGCGAAGCGGCCATCACCCCGGTGGCGCTGGCTGCGTTCGCCCGCATGGGCGCGCTGAGCACGCGGCGCGATGCCCCGGAGCTGGCGTCGCGCCCGTTCGACGCGGCCCGTGACGGCTTCGTGATGGGCGAGGGCGCGGCGTTCCTCGTCCTCGAGCGGTGGGACGCTGCGGTGGCCCGGGGCGCCCGCATCTACGGCGAGGTCCTCGGCTATGGGCGGAACTCCGACGCCTACCACATCACCGCGCCGGCCCCCGGTGGTGGCGGCGCGGTGGCGTGCATGGAGCTGGCATTGGCCGACGCGGGCCTGCAGCCCGCGGACATCGGGCACGTGAACGCCCACGGCACCTCGACGCCCCTCAACGACGCGGCCGAGGCCGAGGCCATGCTCAAGGTGTTCGGCGGCACGCCGCCGCCGGTGACGTCGACCAAGGGCGTGACCGGGCACCTCATCGGCGCCGCAGGCGCCACCGAGGCCGTGGCGTCGCTGCTCGCCATCGGCAACGGCCTGGTGCCGCCCACGGCCAACCACGAGCAGACCGACCCCGACATCAGCCTCGACGTGGTGGTCGGTTCGCCGCGCCAGGTGGGCGCCAAGCCCGTCATCTCCAACTCGTTCGGCTTCGGCGGCCACAACGCCTCGATCATCGTGGGGCCTGCGTCCTGA
- the acpP gene encoding acyl carrier protein: MNREDILSTLRDVAVEVLGVEADAVTEQASFKDDLDADSLDLVEVVMALEEKLDIAIPEEELADIKTVGQAIDVVVSKVAARA; the protein is encoded by the coding sequence ATGAACCGTGAAGACATCCTCTCGACCCTGCGTGACGTGGCCGTCGAGGTACTCGGCGTGGAAGCCGACGCCGTGACCGAGCAGGCCAGCTTCAAGGACGACCTCGACGCCGACAGCCTCGACCTGGTCGAGGTCGTCATGGCGCTGGAGGAGAAGCTCGACATCGCCATCCCCGAAGAAGAGCTGGCCGACATCAAGACCGTGGGCCAAGCCATCGACGTGGTCGTGTCGAAGGTGGCGGCGCGGGCGTGA